A single window of Pseudoduganella plicata DNA harbors:
- the pyrE gene encoding orotate phosphoribosyltransferase — protein MNNLRQQFIAFSVSAGVLRFGEFMTKAGRKSPYFFNAGLFHDGATLARVADFYAQTLLDSGVEFDMLFGPAYKGITLASATSMALAAKGRNVSFAYNRKEAKDHGEGGTLVGAKLQGKVVIVDDVISAGTSVRESVEMIRAAGAEPCAVLIALDRMERGGKDGQMSEFSAVQEVSRNYGIPVISIGSLADLFGYLAADPALAEHKAAVEAYRSQYGIA, from the coding sequence ATGAACAATTTAAGGCAGCAGTTTATCGCGTTTTCCGTCTCGGCGGGGGTGCTCAGGTTCGGCGAATTCATGACCAAGGCAGGCCGCAAGTCGCCGTATTTCTTCAACGCGGGCCTGTTCCATGACGGCGCCACGCTGGCCCGCGTGGCCGACTTCTATGCCCAGACGCTGCTCGACTCGGGCGTCGAATTCGACATGCTGTTCGGCCCCGCGTACAAGGGCATCACGCTCGCTTCGGCCACGTCGATGGCGCTGGCCGCCAAGGGCCGCAACGTCTCCTTCGCCTACAACCGCAAGGAAGCCAAGGATCATGGCGAAGGCGGCACCCTGGTCGGCGCGAAGCTGCAGGGCAAGGTCGTCATCGTCGACGACGTGATTTCGGCCGGCACCTCGGTGCGCGAATCGGTCGAGATGATCCGCGCCGCCGGCGCAGAGCCGTGCGCCGTGCTGATCGCGCTGGACCGGATGGAACGGGGCGGCAAGGACGGCCAGATGTCCGAGTTCTCGGCCGTGCAGGAAGTGAGCCGGAACTACGGCATCCCCGTCATCTCCATCGGCAGTCTGGCCGACTTGTTCGGCTACCTGGCGGCCGACCCCGCGCTGGCCGAACATAAGGCGGCGGTGGAAGCGTATCGCAGCCAGTACGGCATCGCGTAA
- a CDS encoding DUF1176 domain-containing protein produces MTFARQALLRAALLLAATSATAAEPPDVGFTHKDWELACDNTRTCRAAGYHAEEREEAAVSVLLTRKAGPGQPVTAEVQLGSYSEDDRASAAKAGVTTMKIDTRTLGTVRIDPKTLTGALSREQTDALIDALTKTGTPKWSNRGGSWSLSGAGATAVLLKMDEFQGRVGTAGALVRKGTKAEDTVLPALPAPVIVAAPVVKGKASLPREAIKPLLAELRKGFDDGECEGLAAGGKTELAVEKLAPGKLLVSTGCWTGAYNGGTGYWVINAQPPYAPELVTDQASNYANGTITAGQKGRGLGDCWAREQWVWTGERFAQTLSETTGMCRLVAPGGPWHLPTFVSAVRRGSSAGCWGRRLKTGASPLMTPTTASDAVPYGDRPQRQRRRQRPYGWIVPSIESSKVTPIAAPTMILMPETRLPCLLSQ; encoded by the coding sequence GCCCGACAAGCCCTCCTCCGGGCAGCATTGCTGCTTGCCGCCACCAGCGCCACCGCGGCCGAGCCGCCCGACGTGGGCTTCACGCACAAGGACTGGGAACTGGCTTGCGATAACACCCGCACGTGCCGCGCCGCCGGCTACCACGCCGAAGAGCGCGAGGAAGCGGCGGTGTCCGTCCTGCTGACCCGCAAGGCCGGCCCTGGCCAGCCGGTAACGGCCGAGGTCCAGCTGGGTTCCTACAGCGAAGACGACCGCGCCAGTGCCGCCAAAGCAGGCGTGACGACGATGAAGATCGACACGCGCACGCTCGGCACCGTTCGCATCGATCCGAAGACGCTGACGGGCGCGCTGTCGCGCGAGCAGACGGACGCGCTGATCGACGCGCTGACAAAAACGGGCACGCCGAAATGGTCGAACCGCGGCGGCAGCTGGTCCTTGTCCGGCGCCGGCGCCACCGCCGTGCTGCTGAAAATGGACGAGTTCCAGGGCCGCGTGGGCACGGCCGGTGCACTGGTTCGCAAGGGCACCAAGGCCGAGGACACCGTACTGCCCGCCCTGCCCGCGCCCGTCATCGTGGCCGCGCCGGTAGTCAAGGGCAAGGCCAGCCTGCCGCGCGAGGCCATCAAGCCCCTGTTGGCCGAGTTGCGCAAGGGGTTCGACGACGGCGAATGCGAGGGCCTGGCAGCCGGCGGCAAAACGGAACTGGCGGTAGAGAAGCTGGCACCGGGCAAGCTGCTGGTGTCGACAGGGTGCTGGACGGGCGCCTACAACGGGGGAACCGGGTACTGGGTCATCAATGCGCAGCCGCCCTATGCGCCGGAGCTGGTGACGGACCAGGCGTCGAACTACGCCAACGGGACGATCACGGCCGGACAAAAGGGCCGCGGCCTGGGCGACTGCTGGGCGCGCGAGCAGTGGGTCTGGACCGGCGAACGCTTCGCGCAGACGCTGTCCGAGACGACCGGCATGTGCCGGCTTGTGGCGCCGGGCGGGCCGTGGCATTTGCCGACGTTTGTCAGTGCGGTGCGCCGGGGAAGTAGCGCTGGTTGTTGGGGACGCAGGCTGAAAACCGGGGCCAGTCCCCTGATGACGCCAACAACTGCCTCGGACGCCGTCCCTTACGGGGACAGACCCCAGCGGCAACGGCGGCGGCAGCGTCCTTACGGCTGGATCGTCCCCTCGATAGAATCGTCCAAGGTCACGCCGATCGCGGCGCCGACCATGATCTTGATGCCCGAGACCAGATTGCCGTGCTTGTTGTCCCAGTAG
- a CDS encoding prolipoprotein diacylglyceryl transferase, whose translation MTGPVLSPGAAQLAHLLFEWLGIAIGVQLYRWQRRRAGQPAMLERGSFGVVIGCILGAAIGNKAVFWIEMPQLWAGTAVDWRVLASGQSIVGGLLGGLIGVEVAKKLTGITRSTGDQFILPLVAGTVVGRVGCFLAGLHDGTYGVATALPWGMDFGDGVPRHPTQLYDMLVVLALGAALWHWRRPLARQSGLAFKLYLSGYLLWRLLVDGIKPLPYDYGFGLSGIQLVCIVALLCYLPALIGQCRAHRLPAAS comes from the coding sequence ATGACGGGACCCGTCCTGTCGCCCGGCGCTGCCCAGTTGGCGCACCTGCTGTTCGAGTGGCTGGGTATCGCCATCGGCGTGCAGCTGTACCGCTGGCAGCGCCGCCGCGCGGGCCAGCCGGCGATGCTGGAGCGGGGCTCGTTCGGCGTCGTGATCGGCTGCATCCTTGGTGCCGCCATCGGCAACAAGGCCGTGTTCTGGATCGAAATGCCGCAGCTGTGGGCCGGTACCGCTGTCGACTGGCGCGTGCTGGCCTCGGGCCAGTCCATCGTCGGCGGGTTGCTGGGTGGATTGATCGGCGTGGAGGTGGCGAAAAAGCTCACCGGGATCACGCGTTCGACGGGCGACCAGTTCATCCTGCCGCTTGTCGCCGGCACCGTGGTGGGCCGCGTCGGCTGCTTCCTGGCCGGCCTGCATGACGGCACGTACGGCGTGGCCACCGCGCTGCCATGGGGGATGGATTTCGGCGATGGCGTGCCGCGTCATCCCACGCAGCTGTACGATATGCTCGTCGTGCTGGCGCTGGGCGCCGCGCTGTGGCACTGGCGCCGGCCGCTGGCGCGACAGAGCGGCCTGGCGTTCAAGCTGTACCTGTCCGGCTATCTGCTGTGGCGTCTCCTTGTCGACGGCATCAAGCCGCTGCCGTACGATTATGGCTTCGGCCTGTCGGGCATCCAGCTCGTGTGCATCGTGGCGCTGCTGTGTTACCTGCCAGCGCTGATCGGGCAATGCAGGGCGCATCGCCTTCCTGCCGCCAGTTGA
- a CDS encoding pseudouridine synthase — MAGPKGEKAPLPMRDGVTPSYLWLPEGDWQDLIGFMVANYPAVTEVQWRERMARGDVVDAKGTPLRPDSPYRRGLRIFYYRELEEETPIPFEEAILYQDEHIVVADKPHFLPTIPTGRFLKETLLVRLRRRLGIEDLVPIHRLDRETAGVVVLSCNANSRGAYQSLFQKRLVQKEYEALAGPLPGREFPFHYKSRMVEGDKFFTMKEAPGEPNSETTIDVIETRGEHVLYRLWPHTGRQHQLRVHLSALGIPIVNDAFYPVALPCKGDDVSQPLKLLARAIGFPDPLTDEWRWFESRRRL; from the coding sequence ATGGCCGGACCGAAGGGGGAAAAGGCGCCGTTGCCGATGCGCGACGGCGTCACGCCCAGCTATCTGTGGCTGCCTGAAGGCGACTGGCAGGACCTGATCGGCTTCATGGTGGCGAACTACCCCGCGGTGACGGAAGTCCAATGGCGCGAGCGCATGGCCCGGGGCGACGTCGTCGATGCGAAGGGCACGCCGCTGCGGCCCGACTCGCCGTACCGGCGCGGCCTGCGCATCTTCTATTACCGCGAGCTGGAAGAGGAAACACCAATTCCGTTCGAGGAAGCGATCCTGTACCAGGACGAGCATATCGTCGTGGCGGACAAGCCGCACTTCCTGCCGACGATCCCGACGGGACGCTTCCTGAAAGAGACGCTGCTGGTGCGCCTGCGCCGGCGGCTCGGCATCGAGGATCTCGTGCCCATTCACCGGCTGGACCGCGAAACGGCAGGGGTCGTCGTCTTATCCTGCAATGCGAACTCGCGCGGCGCTTACCAGTCGCTGTTCCAGAAGCGCCTCGTGCAGAAGGAATACGAAGCCCTGGCGGGGCCGCTGCCGGGACGCGAGTTCCCGTTCCACTACAAGAGCCGCATGGTCGAAGGCGACAAGTTCTTCACGATGAAGGAGGCGCCGGGCGAACCCAATTCCGAGACGACCATCGACGTGATCGAGACGCGCGGCGAGCACGTGCTGTACCGCCTGTGGCCGCACACCGGGCGCCAGCACCAGCTGCGCGTGCACCTGTCGGCGCTGGGCATCCCCATCGTCAACGATGCGTTCTATCCCGTGGCGCTGCCATGCAAGGGGGACGATGTGTCGCAGCCACTGAAGCTGCTGGCCCGGGCGATCGGGTTTCCCGATCCGTTGACGGATGAGTGGCGCTGGTTCGAGAGCCGGCGGCGTCTGTAA
- a CDS encoding alpha/beta fold hydrolase: MQFSEDRIDTFAGRAGAARTIHIWQPNAPRAVLLALHGGMAHAGDWVTPALYFRERGIATVAYDLCGHGGGPRADVPDFDVFLEETALFLDWVRSAHPGLPIFVIGHSMGALIATKLGLQLPPGAVQGFILSSPYYVNAIPVAAPLRAMGAVLERLAPTMKVPLAPLTDVLTHDPDITARHHRDEARGVRASELTIRFGQALQRAQRGLSLAGWSHPLYVVLAGQDRLADTAASTRLLAAVPAHLLTCRTEPGNYHENFNEVNRVELFADIARWIEAHLLSRG, from the coding sequence ATGCAGTTTTCCGAAGACCGTATCGACACCTTTGCCGGGCGCGCCGGCGCCGCCCGCACCATTCATATCTGGCAGCCCAACGCACCGCGTGCCGTCCTGCTGGCGCTGCACGGCGGCATGGCGCATGCCGGCGACTGGGTCACGCCCGCGCTGTACTTCCGCGAGCGCGGCATCGCCACGGTCGCGTACGACCTGTGCGGCCACGGCGGGGGGCCGCGGGCCGACGTGCCGGATTTCGACGTGTTTCTCGAAGAGACCGCGCTGTTTCTCGACTGGGTGCGCAGCGCGCATCCGGGCCTGCCGATCTTCGTCATCGGCCACTCGATGGGGGCGCTGATCGCCACGAAGCTCGGCCTGCAACTGCCGCCCGGCGCGGTCCAGGGTTTCATCCTGTCGTCGCCATATTATGTGAATGCCATCCCCGTGGCGGCACCGCTGCGCGCGATGGGGGCCGTGCTGGAACGGCTGGCACCAACGATGAAGGTGCCGCTGGCACCGCTGACGGACGTGCTGACGCATGACCCAGATATCACCGCGCGTCATCACCGCGACGAGGCCAGGGGCGTGCGCGCCAGTGAGCTGACGATACGCTTCGGCCAGGCGTTACAGCGGGCGCAGCGCGGCCTGTCGCTGGCCGGCTGGTCGCATCCGCTCTACGTCGTGCTGGCCGGACAGGACCGGTTGGCCGACACGGCGGCGAGTACCCGGTTGCTGGCGGCCGTGCCGGCGCACCTGCTGACCTGCCGCACGGAGCCGGGCAATTATCACGAGAACTTCAATGAGGTGAATCGTGTCGAACTGTTTGCCGACATCGCCCGCTGGATCGAAGCGCATCTGCTGTCGCGGGGTTGA
- a CDS encoding pyridoxamine 5'-phosphate oxidase family protein, protein MDSINRNQPEENHRNLSGAPAVRQIKDIVDTAKSCFFVTAHGVRPMSVQKVDDGGNLWFLSASDSHKDEDIAASPVVRLYFQGSPHSHFLYLDGLASLSKDPAKIHELWSPELKTWFTEGEKDPRIDVIKVAPTSGYYWDNKHGNLVSGIKIMVGAAIGVTLDDSIEGTIQP, encoded by the coding sequence ATGGATTCGATCAATCGCAACCAGCCGGAAGAGAATCACCGCAACCTGTCGGGCGCACCCGCCGTTCGCCAGATCAAGGATATCGTCGACACGGCCAAGAGCTGTTTCTTCGTCACCGCACACGGCGTGCGGCCGATGTCGGTGCAGAAGGTGGACGACGGCGGCAATCTGTGGTTCCTCAGCGCCAGCGACAGCCACAAGGACGAGGACATCGCCGCCAGCCCCGTCGTGCGCCTGTACTTCCAGGGCTCGCCCCATTCGCATTTCCTGTACCTGGACGGTCTCGCCTCGTTGTCGAAGGACCCCGCCAAGATCCACGAACTGTGGAGTCCCGAACTGAAGACGTGGTTCACGGAAGGCGAGAAGGACCCGCGCATCGACGTCATCAAGGTCGCGCCCACGTCCGGCTACTACTGGGACAACAAGCACGGCAATCTGGTCTCGGGCATCAAGATCATGGTCGGCGCCGCGATCGGCGTGACCTTGGACGATTCTATCGAGGGGACGATCCAGCCGTAA
- a CDS encoding exodeoxyribonuclease III produces the protein MPKIISANLNGIRSASKKGFFNWMATQSADFICVQELKAQAADMTEEFLNPHGYHGHFHYAEKKGYSGTGIYSRLAPDAVKIGFGSPEFDAEGRYVRADFGDLTIISVYCPSGSSSPERQEAKFRFMELFLPHLAQLRAEGREVVICGDWNIAHKEIDLKNWKGNVKNSGFLPEERAWLTRVFDEVGYVDVHRGLDPRPEQYTWWSNRGQAYAKNVGWRIDYHVATPGIAGCAQTVAVYKDEKFSDHAPLIIDYAR, from the coding sequence ATGCCAAAAATCATCTCCGCCAACCTGAATGGAATCCGCTCCGCTTCCAAGAAGGGCTTCTTCAACTGGATGGCGACACAGTCGGCCGATTTCATCTGCGTGCAGGAGCTCAAGGCGCAGGCCGCCGACATGACGGAAGAGTTCCTGAACCCGCACGGCTACCACGGCCACTTCCACTACGCGGAAAAGAAGGGCTACTCCGGCACCGGCATCTACAGCAGGCTGGCGCCTGACGCGGTGAAGATCGGTTTCGGCAGTCCCGAGTTCGACGCGGAAGGCCGCTACGTGCGCGCCGACTTCGGCGACCTGACCATCATCTCCGTCTACTGCCCATCCGGCTCGTCGTCGCCGGAACGCCAGGAAGCGAAGTTCCGTTTCATGGAACTGTTCCTGCCGCACCTGGCACAGCTGCGTGCGGAGGGCCGCGAAGTCGTCATCTGCGGCGACTGGAATATCGCGCACAAGGAAATCGATCTGAAAAACTGGAAGGGCAACGTCAAGAATTCCGGCTTCCTGCCGGAAGAACGGGCGTGGCTGACGCGCGTGTTCGATGAAGTGGGCTATGTGGACGTGCACCGCGGCCTGGATCCCCGACCCGAACAGTACACGTGGTGGAGCAACCGCGGCCAGGCTTACGCGAAGAACGTGGGCTGGCGCATCGACTACCACGTCGCCACGCCCGGCATTGCCGGCTGCGCGCAGACGGTAGCCGTCTACAAGGACGAGAAGTTCTCCGATCACGCACCGCTGATCATCGACTACGCCCGCTGA
- a CDS encoding M48 family metallopeptidase: protein MKSITTKTRHAIALLVLATSTGLASAQQPSPRSQEATDGIPVTRLSRLRVLSDEQAVNQQSKLQYDQLLQEAGQKNALVPANHPQVQRLRAIAKRIIPHVGRWNAEAANWNWEVNLLASDQVNAFCMPGGRIAFFTGILTKLNMTDDEVAMVMGHEIAHALREHARKRQGESQLAAIAGKIGGVAASALFGIDPQLTDFGGRMAAQVAVLKFSRGEETEADLVGIDLAARAGFDPRAGIALWQKMGAVNSRAPIEFMSTHPSGETRIAEMNKSMPLVLPVYARTRGTTVAALPAYRTTPLPKS from the coding sequence ATGAAATCGATCACGACCAAGACCCGCCACGCCATCGCTTTGCTGGTGCTGGCAACCAGCACAGGACTGGCGTCGGCCCAGCAGCCGTCGCCACGTTCGCAAGAGGCCACTGACGGCATTCCCGTCACACGCCTGTCGCGCCTGCGCGTCCTCAGCGACGAGCAGGCCGTCAACCAGCAGTCAAAGCTGCAGTATGACCAGCTGCTGCAGGAAGCCGGCCAGAAGAACGCCCTCGTGCCGGCGAACCATCCGCAGGTGCAGCGCCTGCGCGCCATTGCCAAGCGCATCATTCCGCACGTTGGCCGCTGGAATGCAGAGGCAGCCAACTGGAACTGGGAAGTCAACCTGCTGGCCTCCGACCAGGTCAACGCGTTCTGCATGCCAGGCGGGCGCATCGCCTTCTTCACGGGCATCCTGACGAAACTGAACATGACGGACGACGAAGTGGCCATGGTGATGGGTCATGAAATCGCCCATGCGTTGCGCGAGCACGCCCGCAAGCGGCAAGGCGAATCGCAACTGGCCGCCATCGCCGGCAAGATCGGTGGCGTGGCGGCGTCCGCGCTGTTCGGCATCGATCCGCAGCTGACGGACTTCGGCGGGCGCATGGCGGCCCAGGTGGCCGTGCTGAAGTTCTCGCGCGGCGAGGAAACGGAAGCGGACCTTGTCGGCATCGACCTGGCCGCGCGCGCCGGTTTCGATCCCCGCGCCGGCATCGCGCTGTGGCAGAAGATGGGCGCCGTCAATTCGCGCGCGCCGATCGAATTCATGTCGACGCACCCCAGTGGCGAAACCCGTATCGCCGAAATGAACAAGAGCATGCCGCTGGTGCTGCCGGTGTACGCGCGCACGCGCGGCACGACCGTGGCCGCGCTGCCGGCCTATCGCACGACGCCGCTGCCGAAGTCGTAA
- a CDS encoding radical SAM protein, translating to MSRKTRPYLFYDTTTSVCSTCLHSVEAKILFKDDKVYMDKWCGAHGTERVLVSDDVEYYRLCREVFVKHPEMPQRFNTKMEYGCPYDCGLCPDHMQHSCLSVVEITDNCNLNCPVCYAESGTHRERHKPFDEVLRMLDAVVANEGEADVMQLSGGEPTLHPQFWDILDAAKARPIKHVMVNTNGIVLAQDRAFVQRLASYAPGIEVYLQFDSLRAEVHRELRGADLSRIRRQALDNLNEAGLSTTLVVTLKKGLNDGEIGAIIDFALTQPCVRGVTLQPIQDAGRVEDYDPRLHRLTVSEIRRKIAEQSDLFTLQDVVPVPCNPDTLAMAYAIKTPERTVPLTRWLDPQTLVEGSGNTIVFERDEGLRDAVRDQVFKLFSTNHSPESQANCLSELMCCLPLVSAPSTLRYDNVFRVLIVQFMDAYSLDVRALKKSCIHFAQPDGKMVPFESYNLLYRDGRKLTSIRASIAQQFAQRRSPASIPIHAVTTE from the coding sequence ATGAGCCGCAAAACCCGTCCCTACCTGTTCTACGACACCACGACATCCGTCTGCTCCACTTGCCTGCATTCCGTCGAAGCCAAGATCCTGTTCAAGGACGACAAGGTGTACATGGACAAATGGTGCGGCGCACACGGCACCGAGCGGGTGCTGGTCAGCGACGACGTGGAATACTACCGGCTGTGCCGCGAGGTGTTCGTCAAGCACCCGGAAATGCCGCAGCGGTTCAACACGAAGATGGAATACGGCTGTCCGTACGACTGCGGCCTGTGTCCCGACCACATGCAGCACTCGTGCCTGTCGGTGGTCGAGATCACGGACAACTGCAACCTGAACTGCCCCGTATGCTATGCCGAAAGCGGCACGCACCGCGAGCGCCACAAGCCGTTCGACGAGGTGCTGCGCATGCTCGACGCCGTCGTCGCCAACGAAGGAGAGGCCGACGTGATGCAGCTGTCCGGCGGCGAACCCACGCTGCATCCGCAGTTCTGGGACATCCTCGACGCTGCCAAAGCGCGCCCCATCAAGCACGTCATGGTCAATACCAACGGCATCGTGCTGGCGCAGGACAGGGCATTCGTGCAGCGGCTGGCGAGCTACGCGCCCGGCATCGAGGTCTACCTGCAGTTCGATTCGCTGCGCGCCGAGGTGCACCGCGAACTGCGCGGCGCGGACCTGTCGCGCATCCGCCGGCAGGCGCTGGACAATCTGAACGAGGCCGGCCTGTCCACCACCCTGGTCGTGACATTGAAAAAGGGGCTGAACGACGGCGAGATCGGCGCCATCATCGACTTCGCGCTGACGCAGCCGTGCGTGCGCGGCGTGACGTTGCAGCCGATCCAGGATGCCGGTCGCGTCGAGGACTACGATCCCCGCCTGCACCGGCTGACGGTATCGGAAATCCGCCGCAAGATCGCCGAACAGAGCGATCTGTTCACCTTGCAGGACGTCGTGCCGGTGCCCTGCAACCCCGACACGCTGGCAATGGCCTACGCCATCAAGACGCCCGAGCGCACGGTACCGCTGACGCGCTGGCTCGATCCGCAGACGCTGGTCGAAGGCAGCGGCAACACGATCGTGTTCGAGCGCGACGAAGGGCTGCGCGATGCCGTCAGGGACCAGGTCTTCAAGCTGTTCTCGACGAACCACTCGCCGGAGTCGCAGGCCAACTGCCTGTCGGAGCTGATGTGCTGCCTGCCGCTCGTCAGCGCGCCGTCGACGCTGCGCTACGACAATGTGTTCCGCGTGCTGATCGTCCAGTTCATGGATGCGTATTCGCTGGACGTGCGGGCGCTGAAAAAATCCTGCATCCACTTCGCCCAGCCGGACGGCAAGATGGTGCCGTTCGAAAGCTACAACCTGCTGTACCGCGACGGGCGCAAGCTGACGTCGATCCGCGCCAGCATCGCCCAACAGTTTGCGCAGCGGCGCAGCCCTGCCTCGATTCCCATCCACGCAGTCACGACGGAGTGA